Part of the bacterium genome, ATATGCACATCAGGCGCAGGGAGTGCTGGTGGCAGGGGAACGTAATAGCCGGCGCTTTCCAGGCAGGCTTGTTTGTTGCCGCGGAATGCGGTGGCTCTTATTGTGGTTGTTTTAGTGACTGTGATTGGGCTTGAATAGAGCTTTGAACTGAGGCCAGGCTTAGTCCCATCCAAAGTGTAGTAAATCTTGACGCCTTCATCAAGCGGGGCGGTGAGACTGACTCTGGTGGACTGAGCGAAGATATAAGGTCGTTCCTCACGTCCCCAGGGAGCCATTCGAACGGGGTCAACGATCCATGCATCCTTCCATAAACCGGCTTTCTTGAGTTCGCTAACGGCATCAATAGATGGGACAGCCTTTTCAAGGGTTGCGATAGTCTCATCTTGAATGGCATCCGGCATGAGTCCTTTATCAAGATCATAGGGGTACCAGCCATCAGTCATGTCACGAGCGATGATGATCTTTATACCCGTGGTGGACATTTGCCCCACGCCAACGTTTTTGTTGAGTAGGCACACGTTCGTTGCAAAGCCCATATAGAGAAGGTGAGTAATGCCGCGCTCGATGCACCATGAGTAGAGTTCAGGGGAGCCTTCCACGATCAAGTCTTCCGGCATAATCTTTAGGTCGGCAGCCATTGCTTGGAACCCGAAGTTCATCTGACAGGGGATGCCGGGACCGCATATGCAGACAACGGGAT contains:
- a CDS encoding NPCBM/NEW2 domain-containing protein; this encodes PVVCICGPGIPCQMNFGFQAMAADLKIMPEDLIVEGSPELYSWCIERGITHLLYMGFATNVCLLNKNVGVGQMSTTGIKIIIARDMTDGWYPYDLDKGLMPDAIQDETIATLEKAVPSIDAVSELKKAGLWKDAWIVDPVRMAPWGREERPYIFAQSTRVSLTAPLDEGVKIYYTLDGTKPGLSSKLYSSPITVTKTTTIRATAFRGNKQACLESAGYYVPLPPALPAPDVHISDLKGLRETSGGYNTAANERYRIPRTRLPAKDQSKNSTPLMLRQNQYGKGVGVEAPSMLMYEVKPEYDRFVAECGVDEYLLWDEIGAARALFPKLKFKVFIDGKLVAESPWQRFAQQPWRFDVKIPFLSRAINLVVVPSEDSRYSFADWVNAGFVIKK